TAATTATTAACTCTATTGTGAGGCTATTGCTTTATTGATGTTACCCCAGCacataaacagacacacacacatacatttggattggttttaataaaaataaagagtaCAAAAACATTTGACTTCAACCTTATTGAATAAGATAAACGCATTTAGACTTTGAAGGACTGTTGAACAGTACTCATTATGCAAAAGACCTAAACTGTCTACCACCATTGAGCAGCCAAATGTTTTAGTTATCAGGGGACATGTtgagaaaagattaaaaaaaacacttgtttcttagtttgcttttttctttactGTACAATAAAAATGTAGTTACACAATAATCAAAATCTGCTAGTGTTTGTTCTGTAGTTTAACAGAATAGAATAGTAAGCTTAAAAGTTATGTTAACAAAGAATATTCAAGGGTTCAGTGAACAAAGGCAATGTAAACTGGCACAATTTTCACACAATTAGTGCATTAAAAACTTCCACTACTCCTCACCAAGGCAATATGACATAAAAAATTGATGTaatacaacaaacaaatatattaacaGGTGAGTCAGTTAGTTGTCCACTTAAAACCACAGAATGTTAAGTAATATACAGTAGTGATTGATAACATTAGACTTCTAAACCAAAAGCTTTACGCAGATAAAAGTGACACTTCATTTTACTATGAATATGTATCcaacaaacaaatgtaacagAATAACAACCAACATGCTGTCAGGAGCCTTTTGGCGTCTTTACtctaaaaaaacatgaatgggGATTTATAGTCAGCCCACATACCACATGCTAGTAACAATTGGCATTGGTCCTTTGGCCACGTTTGTGGTCGTTCTCTGCTGGTAAAACTATGAAAAAGGCAGATTTGTTCAAATGTCTTTAAAGTATCCGTTCTTCCTTTTCTACAATATTACGCTAAATGCAGTATTGTTTGCACAAGTGATGTAGTAGAAAATCTTATCCTTCATTAGCCCAGGGAACTTATACTGGCTGACTGAAACACTCCAGGGGCTGTAAGTAGCTCTCATATATTTTCATCTATTATACTCTCTTCTTCACGATCAGAAGCCTTCAAAGTGCTGAAGTTATCAGCTGCCTTTTATCTTACTGTGTCAGTACGGGAATGTCTATCTCTATGGCAGACATCCGTGAGCGGGAGGAGTAGCGGTGGCCCGCGTAGGTGGACGCGTAGCCCTGGGACGGAGCGTAGCCCTGGGACGGAGCGTAGCTCTGGGACGGCGCGTAGCTCTGGGACGGCGCGTAGCCCTGGGACGGAGCGTAGCTGTAGGCCTGGTTCCCTCCAACCTCTGAACCATACCCATCTGGAGCGGAAACCTGGGACACGTAGACCTGTGCCGGGGCGACCGCACCTTGTGCGTAGCCCTGAGAGGTCAAATACGGCTGGGCATCGATAACTGTGGGAGGGAAGGGCTGTGACGGGAAGGGCTGAGGACCATAAACCGGGGAAGGAGGATATCCGTTGGCAGTAAGAGCCTGGGTGGACAGAGAGTTAGGCATGGAGGGCAGCGGCAACCAGAAGGGTGAAGGCAACTTCTTACACATACAGTACCACATGAACATCAGCAGGGCGGCCAGCATAAGTCCTCCAGAGCAGCCTATAGCAACATACACAGCAAAGCCGTCGGAGAAAATGTTATCGTATCTGATGTTCATCTCCTTGGTGCGGAACAGGAACCACACCGAGGGTGCGATGGCGATAGCTCCGCCTAGGAACAAGAACGTCCCTGCCACCAGGTGACAGCCTGCATTGTTGACCAGGAATCTGATGGTCTTAATGTCCGGTTCCGGCTTgtccgagcagcagcaggttttACACATTCCCGCCATGCACAGCAGCAAGGCCAGAGAGCCAAACAGCAGGCCTGCAGGCAGACAGAACTGCAGAAGCCGCAGGTCCAGCTGGTCGACTTTAGCGTACCACTGGAAACATGAGAAAACAATTTTGGTTAGGATCATtataacaaagtaaaaaatgaatgacaatAAGAGAGCCAATACATCAAAGTAGTACCTCTGCATCATAGTAGTAACATCCTGAATAGCCGTCCTGTTTCACGCATTTAGCCCACAGCCCGTCGTACACGCTGACATTCTTGGCATTACGATTGAAAGTGACGAGTCTCGTTATGCGCCACTGCGGGATTAATGCTGCCACAGCAATCCCCCCCACTGACACAAAGGCAAGGATGAAGGCGAAAGCGTTGGTGGCGTGGATGTCCCGGCACGACATGGTGGTGCCGTCAGGAACTGAGCTCACGGGGGGAGTTCCTGTTTGAATAGAAAAGGAGGGGAAGTCTGCCAGAGAGAAGTGACCAGTGAATACAATGGAGTCATAATGTGTCTCTTTACACAGATCGGAGGAAAAATGCAGAGTTATACAAGCTTCTCCTAAT
This genomic stretch from Gasterosteus aculeatus chromosome 20, fGasAcu3.hap1.1, whole genome shotgun sequence harbors:
- the cldn12 gene encoding claudin-12, which codes for MSCRDIHATNAFAFILAFVSVGGIAVAALIPQWRITRLVTFNRNAKNVSVYDGLWAKCVKQDGYSGCYYYDAEWYAKVDQLDLRLLQFCLPAGLLFGSLALLLCMAGMCKTCCCSDKPEPDIKTIRFLVNNAGCHLVAGTFLFLGGAIAIAPSVWFLFRTKEMNIRYDNIFSDGFAVYVAIGCSGGLMLAALLMFMWYCMCKKLPSPFWLPLPSMPNSLSTQALTANGYPPSPVYGPQPFPSQPFPPTVIDAQPYLTSQGYAQGAVAPAQVYVSQVSAPDGYGSEVGGNQAYSYAPSQGYAPSQSYAPSQSYAPSQGYAPSQGYASTYAGHRYSSRSRMSAIEIDIPVLTQ